A stretch of Camelina sativa cultivar DH55 chromosome 18, Cs, whole genome shotgun sequence DNA encodes these proteins:
- the LOC104763339 gene encoding uncharacterized protein LOC104763339, whose protein sequence is MGTIPVNLPTHEHPLFPSARNVAFTCKGCHVEGIGYGGYKCNDYYCNAWFHKECAEAPSEISHPSHPQHQLSLTNDHGDHPCDLCGQKFLSPCYSCSTCQFALDLACGIRPSPFEIENPICHDHSLVFLKKKEEEASCEVCKDSIAGPSYSCLECDVYFHVDCVNLSKEVNHPCHPVHPLMLMESESLPEDAKKTCIFCEAQPENVLYHCSFCNFSTCLACSKNPPPIVMEHTKTHKHPLTLFSREISFTCNACGIEDNDMKPYMCLQCDFVVHGICIGLPQVININRHDHRISCTHHLGHANLICGVCRKSVSQFYGGYSCSSCPNYTVHSQCAVKTNVWDGVELEGVPEDEEDIAPYKVVGDDLICHFSHEKHTLRFYKDNIIHDGRTRCEACSQPVEFDPIYSCEDCCFILHEKCANHPLKKRLVFSTRPFKLQEAGTGVRKVLDCAYCRIFSTGFEYTSLIAKNVDVHCGSLSEPFIHDDGHLHPLYFDTLDPKQRHNCNGCRNRIDGHLLRCEPCIFDLCLSCASLPKKIRHSSDEHPLTLFCGGKTGDKYWCDICERELDPKKWFYTCSDCGVTMHVECVIGDFSRLMPGSIIDIGGYGFEVVLNNHNTRPLCRECFSRCKVSVILKDLEDNEYICSRLCFLKSPCGISYVSKK, encoded by the coding sequence ATGGGTACAATACCTGTCAATCTACCCACTCACGAGCACCCTTTGTTCCCTTCAGCTCGAAATGTTGCCTTTACATGTAAAGGCTGCCATGTGGAAGGAATCGGCTACGGCGGGTACAAATGCAATGATTACTATTGTAATGCTTGGTTCCATAAGGAGTGCGCCGAGGCCCCATCGGAGATCAGCCACCCTTCCCACCCCCAACATCAACTCTCGCTCACCAATGACCATGGAGATCATCCATGTGATTTGTGTGGACAAAAGTTTTTGTCGCCATGTTATAGTTGTTCCACATGTCAATTCGCTTTGGATCTGGCTTGTGGTATAAGGCCATCACCGTTTGAAATTGAAAATCCTATATGTCATGACCATTCACTTGTCTTcttgaagaaaaaagaggagGAGGCCTCTTGTGAAGTATGCAAAGATTCTATTGCTGGACCTTCCTATTCATGTCTCGAATGCGATGTGTATTTTCACGTGGATTGCGTCAATCTATCGAAGGAAGTAAACCATCCTTGTCATCCTGTTCATCCTCTCATGTTAATGGAATCCGAATCACTCCCAGAGGACGCCAAGAAGACTTGTATTTTTTGTGAAGCACAACCAGAAAATGTGCTTTATCATTGTTCCTTCTGCAACTTCAGCACATGCCTTGCTTGTAGCAAAAACCCACCACCCATTGTTATGGAGCATACGAAGACACACAAGCATCCACTTACTCTCTTTTCGAGGGAAATCTCATTTACTTGTAATGCTTGTGGGATTGAAGACAACGACATGAAACCTTATATGTGTCTCCAATGTGATTTTGTTGTTCATGGAATATGTATCGGCTTACCCCAAGTCATAAACATCAATCGCCATGATCATCGCATCTCTTGCACTCATCATCTTGGCCATGCAAACTTGATATGTGGAGTTTGTCGTAAAAGTGTAAGTCAGTTCTATGGGGGATATTCTTGCTCATCTTGTCCTAACTATACGGTTCATTCACAATGCGCAGTAAAAACAAATGTATGGGATGGTGTAGAACTGGAAGGAGTAcctgaggatgaagaagatattGCGCCATATAAGGTGGTGGGTGATGACCTGATATGTCATTTCAGTCATGAAAAACATACTCTAAGGTTCTACAAGGATAATATCATCCATGATGGGCGTACACGATGTGAAGCATGTAGCCAGCCAGTCGAGTTTGACCCGATCTACAGTTGTGAGGATTGCTGTTTTATTCTCCATGAAAAGTGTGCTAATCATCCTTTGAAGAAAAGACTTGTCTTTAGCACCAGACCATTCAAATTACAAGAAGCAGGTACCGGTGTTCGTAAGGTCTTAGACTGTGCATATTGTAGAATATTTTCGACTGGTTTTGAATACACGTCCTTAATAGCAAAGAATGTAGACGTACATTGTGGTTCACTCTCTGAGCCGTTCATCCATGATGATGGCCATTTACATCCCTTGTATTTTGATACTTTGGATCCGAAGCAACGTCACAATTGCAATGGGTGTCGTAACAGGATAGATGGTCATCTCCTACGTTGTGAACCTTGTatctttgatttgtgtttgaGTTGCGCTAGTTTGCCAAAAAAGATAAGGCATAGCAGCGATGAGCATCCTCTCACTCTATTTTGTGGCGGAAAGACGGGCGACAAGTACTGGTGTGATATTTGTGAGAGAGAACTAGATCCAAAAAAGTGGTTCTACACATGTTCTGATTGTGGAGTCACCATGCATGTTGAGTGTGTAATAGGAGATTTCTCACGTCTCATGCCAGGAAGCATCATTGATATTGGTGGATATGGATTTGAGGTGGTTCTTAACAATCACAACACTCGACCATTGTGCCGTGAGTGTTTCTCTCGATGCAAAGTCTCTGTAATCTTAAAGGATCTTGAAGATAACGAATACATCTGCTCCCGTTTATGTTTTCTTAAGTCCCCTTGTGGAATTAGTTATGTTTCAAAGAAATGA
- the LOC109130560 gene encoding uncharacterized protein LOC109130560, whose product MVCRAEEAIKQREMIKRCKEDDQQKKKKKKTQSITNCNKDKSCRFKRSTSNLEKDGASSAIFLLACIACSSFSYHL is encoded by the coding sequence ATGGTGTGTAGAGCAGAAGAAGCAATTAAGCAAAGAGAGATGATCAAGAGATGTAAAGAAGATgatcaacagaagaagaagaagaagaagacgcaaTCAATCACAAATTGCAACAAAGACAAAAGTTGCAGATTCAAGCGTAGCACGAGTAATCTCGAAAAGGACGGAGCTTCCTCAGCCATCTTCCTCCTCGCCTGCATCGCCTGCTCCTCCTTCTCCTACCATCTCTAA